A window of Strix uralensis isolate ZFMK-TIS-50842 chromosome 35, bStrUra1, whole genome shotgun sequence genomic DNA:
gtgccaggtcctgcccttgggccaccACAACCCCCTGCGTGGCtacaggctggagagctgccagtcagagagggacctgggggggggattgataatgagccagcagcgtgcccaggtggccaagaaggccaatggcatcctggcttgtaccagcactagtgtggccagcagggacagggaagggatctgacccctgtgctcggcactggtgaggccacacctggagggttgtgtccaggtttgggcacctcaatgcgagagagatctcgaggggctggagcgagggcccctgggggggtttaagggccgtttggatgagctggggggggatgtggggcagggGAGAACTTCAGAGtggggctgagggttggactcgatgaccccgaggggcttttccaacctgaatggttctggGACTCTGACGTGTCcccgctgctgctctgcagagctccctgcaccCGCAGCTCAACAAGGTCCCGCGCTGGGGCAGGCACCAGACGCTCTCCTGCTTCTGCAGGTCCCCGGGGAAGATCTCGTTGGCCTCAAACGCCACCAGGAACCCCCCGTCCTCCTGCTGCGCTGCTGGAACTCAGCGTGGGGGATCATGTTCCTCAGTGGCAGGAGACAGGGATGAGGGGCAGCAACTTCCTCCCGCCCCCGCCATGGCgctgccccagcgtgggctcctcACCCCCCAGGGCTCCCAGCCTGGGGCCAGGGAGTGTCTGCTGGGGACAGGAGCCCCCCCTGAGCCTCTTCCCACCGCCGCAGGCTCCTGGGGCTGGAGACACGGAGCCCCTGCGGAAGGAGCCCCTGGCCCCCATCTGTGCCCCAGCTCCGTCTGGATCCTCTCCGGGTGCTTTGTCACCCTGAGGGGGGGGCCAGGGACTGTCCAGCCAGGTTGGTGGACCCCGGCCGGCTCCCAGACATgcggtggggggctggggggtcccagggcacCAGCGGTCCCACCCCACAACTCAACACCCCCCTCGGTCAGACCACCGGAGCTTGTGCAAAGTGACATCCTGatggctgggtgctgcagggacagTGTGACCACAAGGGACATTGGAGAGGGGCCCCCCCTtcctgccccctgccctgcccccctgGGGTGCACCTGGGCCAATAGGAGGGAGCCCCGAGGCTGACTCGGCTGTTCccgggcagagcagcagctcagggcaccCTGCAGAGCAAACAGACAGACGGACGCCCAGGCAGGGTCCCGCGGGGCTTCACCTTTGACCTtgggccctgcacccccctgcagagGCTGTTGGGGAGGGGGCACGTTGGGGTCGCCGAGCCCGCGgagccccagcgctgcctggggCCGGCAACCGCTGCCTGGGGGCCACTGCTCCAGCGAGGGACAAGTGTCGCGGGGAGCCCTGCGGGGCCCGGCTCTGCCTGGTGACGGGTGATGCTgcccagcctcgctcctcactGGGCCTCACTGGGACTCCCAGTCGCGCACTGGGCAGGAGCGGGGCCATTCCCCGAGCGGGCAGAGTGCGGCTGGCTCGGGGGTCCCCGCACTTGCCCAGCCTCTGCTGTGTCAGCGATGGAGACTGGTCGTGTCCTGGGAGCTGGGGccgtgctggtggcactggtggtgctgggagcccACGTGGCTGGTGGCGAGGAGCCCTCGGGTGAGCTCAGAGCCCCGGCACGGGGAGGCTGTTGGTGGGGATGGGCCCCCCCGTGTCCcggggggctctggggtgggGGTTGCTGCGTGTGGGGGAGACGCTCCCCccgctgctgcagcccaggagcagcctctgggctcagctgtgccccggctccctcctgcccccccttcCACGGGGCTctgtcccccccagctctccccagtgcccaggcTGAGAACTGGCGCCCTGGGGGACAGGATCCCAGCGCCGGCCCTATGGCggctgtggggctgtggggccggctgggaggaggctggggatggggagggggctccctggtgcctccctgccccccccgtGATGCCTCCCTGCCCACACAGGGGTTTTCCTGGAGATGTTTGAGGGCGAGTGTCAGTACCTCAATGGCACCGAGCGGGTGAGGTTTGTGGCAAGGTACATCCACAACCGGGAGCAGTTTGTGCACTTCGACAGCGACGTGGGGCTCTTTGTGGCCGACAGTGCCCTGGGTGAGCACCCAGCCAAGTACTTCAACAACCTGCCAGACTTCATTGAACAGGAACGGGCTGAGGTGGACAGGTACTGCCGGCACAACTACCAGGTTTCGACCCCCTTCATCACGGAGAGGAAAGGTGAGCGTGTGGCCGCACGTTGCCCCCGGCCGGGCACAAGCCGAGCCCCCGGGCTCGCAGCGGGCAGAGCGTGTCCGTgccgtgctggggcagggccccgggcagcccccagcaAAGCCCCTGTGCCCTTCCCTGAGGGCGCGAGTCCCTCGGCCCCTCCCTGGGCACGTCCTGCGTGGGGAGCACAGGGCCAgcgctgggccaggctgggggcaggcgtgcggggcggccccggggatCTGTCCCCAGCCGCGGCCCAGCGCCCTCCCGCTCTCTCCCAGTTCAGCCCAAGGTGAGGGTTGCACCCGTGCAGTCGAGCTCCCTGCCCCAGACCGACAGGCTGGCTTGCTACGTGACGGGCTTTTACCCGGCGGAGATCGAGGTGAAGTGGTTCCAGAACGGGCGGGAGGAGACGGAGCACGTGGTGTCCACGGACGTGATCCCCAACGGAGACTGGACCTACCaggtgctggtgatgctggaaaCCACCCCGCAGCGCGGGGACACCTACACGTGCCAGGTGGAGCACGTCAGCCTGCAGCACCCCGTCAGCCAGCGCTGGGGTAAGGCCCTGCGCGGCCCCTggggcgggtggggagggggccgggcccccccagccctgaccccctgCTCTGGGCCCCGCAGAGCTGCAGTCGGACGGCGCCCGCAGCAAGATGCTGACGGGGGTGGGGGGCTTCGTGCTGGGGCTCATCTTCCTGGCGCTGGGGCTCGGCCTCTACGTGCGCAAGAAGGTGagtggggggacactgggggggtgGCCCCGGGGCGTCTCCCACGCCCCCGCTGACCTGGTCTCTCTGTGTTTCAGGGCGCCCCGTTCCCCGGGCTGCAGGTATCAtccttcccccccgccctgctccCCGCTCCCTGCGTGCGCCGGGGTACCCCCTGCACCCGGGGTAGCACGTCTGGCAGGAGCGTGTCCCCCTCTGGTGCcggggcagagccctggggacGCGCCGTCCCCTGTCCCGGCGCtcaccccctctcctccccacaggGCTCCTGAGCGACCTCCTGCCCCCGCAGCTCCGCTGCGCCGCTGCCTGTCCTCTGCCCCCCCGCGTCACCTCTGCCTCGCACCGCCCTGGCCcggagccccccggccccgcgctcaTCCCCGGGGTCCCCCCGTTACCCCCTCCGTCCCTCCCTGGCTCCCAGCTTGGCTGTCGCTGCTCTGCAGCCCCGgggtccccagggcccccccacgGTGGCCCTCGGCCGCTCTGGCTCTGCCTAATAAAGTGTCCCAGGAGCCGCCGTCCCTGCTCGTCTGGGTacagggggggcaggggggggcactCCCTTCCCCGGGCCTGGGTGGCCGCAATGGGGCTCCGTGTCCTGAGCTGGATGTGGGGGGACACACTGTGGGGGGGGCGACACCCGACATCATCCAACCGCCTGCGGGCTGGCCCAGGGGTGGGGACGGGGCTGTGGGCTAATTGCCCCATCCTTGCCCATAGGAGtctccgacttggagctgggggagcttggAGCAGCTTCTCGCAGGGGCCACGGCTGTAGCCCCCTCACGGCTACCAAAAGCCCCAGCACACACAACCCAGCacatgggggaagggaagagccgctgccGTCACCTGCCTGGGCTGGTGCAAAGTTCTGCCCCTGTCCCGCCCGACGTCCTTGTCTctagagcagagagaggaggatttGCCGGCTGGAGCACTCGGGGGGAGGGATTGGCTGGGTGGTGGCACTCCAAGAGCTGTGCCCAAGGGCTCCGTGTCAGTGAGAAGAGCGGTGACGGGGGGGGGCTCAGCATCCCGTCCTCACGCCCCCAGTCCCATCTGCAGAGGATCAGGGGCTCCTCCCTGACACCGAGAGCAGCGAGACCCCGGGATGACCCTGGGCCTGGCCGTGGGCATCGTCAGCATCATCGAGGCCATGAACAGCGCCCGCAGCCAGCGAGGCCTCTTGGGAGGGGGCGGCAGAGCCCAGGGTGCCCCCCAACCCCGCTCCACCCCCCCACCGCTGCCCCCTTGCCCAGCCCCACGGGCATCCGCTGAGCGGGGCGCTGCCTCCCCGGGCTCTGGGGCGCTTCCAGCAGCAGGAAAGGTGCTTGGGGACAGCCTGGCACCACCCGGTCTCTCTGTCACCGCCTCACCCGCACCCTGCTCGTCCTGGGAACAGGGGGTGGTTGGGGACAGGGCGACTGGGGGGGCCCTtggggctggcggggctgcgggagggctctggggggggcagcagcggTGGCAGGGTGGGGGCAGGATGCCTGGGTGCTggcggggggtgctgggtgccgtGTCGGGGGGCAGGGCAGTGTCCCGTGACGGGGCACTACAAGAGGGACGGCAGCAGCCATCTGCACTGGGGCTGGACGGGgtgacccccccaaaaccccccaccccagagccctgctccccactCCCGCCCCCCCCAGCGGGGTCAGGCACCGGGAGGGGGACACGGAGCCACCAACCAGAGCAGGGGAGGGGACGTGGGAGACCTCAGCCCCGTCCCCACCCCTGGGCCAGCGCGCAGACGGCCGTACGATGTCGGGTGTCACCCCCCCCGCAGTGTGTTCCCCCCACATCCCGCTGAGGACCCAGAGACCCGTCCTGGCCACCTGGGACTGGGGAAGGGagtgcccccccctgccccccctgtACCCAGACGAGCAGGGACAGCGGCTCCTGGGACACTTTATTAGGCAGAGCCAGAGCGGCCGAGGGCCACcgtgggggggccctggggacccCGGGGCTCCAGAGCAGAGACAGCCAAGCTGGGAGCCAGGGAGGGACGGAGGGGGTAACGGGGGGGACCCCGGGGATGAGCACGGGGCCGGGGGGCTCCGGGCCGGGGCGGTGCGAGGCAGAGGTGACGCGGGGGGGCAGAGGACGGGCAGCGGTGCAGCGGAGCTGCGGGGGCAGGAGGTCGCTCAGGAGccctgtggggagaagagggggtgAGCGCCAGGACGGGGGACGGtgtgtccccagggctctgcaccgGTGCCAGCAGGGGACACGCTCCCGCCAGATGTGCTACCCCGGGTGCGGGGGGGAGCCCGGCCCACGtagggagcggggagcgggggtggggggggatggaTGGTACCTGCAGCCCGGGGATCGGGGCGCCCTGAAACACAGAGAGACCAGGTCAGTGGGGGCGTGGGAGATGCCCCGGGGCcacccccccagtgtccccccactCACCTTCTTGCGCACGTAGAGGCCGAGCCCCAGCACCAGGAAGATGAGCCCCAGCACAAAGCCCCCAACCCCCGTCAGCATCTTGCTGCGGGCGCCGTCCCACTGCAGCTCTGCGGGGCCCAGAGcagggggtcagggctgggggggcccggccccctccccacccgccccAGGGGCTGCGCAGGGCCTTACCCCAGCGCTGGCTGACGGGGTGCTGCAGGCTGACGTGCTCCACCTGGCACGTGTAGGTGTCCCCGCGCTGCGGGGTGGtttccagcatcaccagcacctGGTAGGTCCAGTCTCCGTTGGGGATCACGTCCGTGGACACCACGCGCTCCGTCTCCTCCCGCCCGTTCTGGAACCACTTCACCTCGATCTCCGCCGGGTAGAAATCCATCACGGCACAAACCAGCCTGTCGATCTGGGGCAGGGAGCTCGACTGCACGGGGTAGATTTCCACCTCGGGCGGGACTGGGAGAGAGCGGGAGGGCGCTGGGCCGCGGCTGGGGACagagccccggggccgccccgcacgcctgcccccagcctggcccagcgcTGGCCCTGTGCTCCCCACGCAGGACGTGCCCAGGGAGGGGCCGAGGGACTCGCGCCCTCAGGGAAGGGCGCAGGGGCTTtgccgggggctgcccggggccctgccccagcacggcACGGACACGCTCTGCCCGCTGCGAGCCCGGGGGCTCGGCTTGTGTCCGGCCGGGGGCAACGTGCGGCCACACGCTCACCTTTCCTCTCCGTGATGAAGGGGGTCCCAACCTGGTAGTTGTGCCGGCAGAACCTGTCCACCTCAGCCCGTTCCTGCTCCAGTACATCCGGCTGGCTGTTGAAGTACTGGGCTTGGAACTCACCCAGGGCGGTGTCAGCCACAAAGAGCCCCACGTCGCTGTCGAAGTGCACAAACTGCTCCCGGTTGTAGATTTGCCTCAGCACAAACCTCACCCGCTCGGTGCCGTTGAGGTACTGACACTCGCCCTCATCCATCCGCAGGAAAACCCCTGTGTGTGCAGGGAGGCTGTCACAggggggcagggaggcagcagggagccccctccccatccccagcctcctcccggccagccccacacccccacaGCCACCATAGGGCCGGCACTGGGATCCTACCCCCCAGGGCGCCAGTTCTCAgcctgggcactggggagagctgggggggacagAGCCCCGGGGAAGGGGGCGCAGGAGGGAGCcggggcacagctgagcccagaggctgctcctgggctgcagcagcggGGGGAGCGTCTCCCCCACAcgcagcaccccccaccccagagccccccgGGACACGGGGGGGCCCATCCCCACCAACAGCCTCCCCGTGCCGGGGCTCTGAGCTCACCCGAGGGCTCCTCGCCACCAGCCGCGTgggctcccagcaccaccagtgccaccagcacggCCCCAGCTCCCAGGACACGACCAGTCTCCATCGCTGACACAGCAGAGGCTGGGCAAGTGCGGGGACCCCCGAGCCAGCCGCACTCTGCCCGCTCGGGGAATGGCCCCGCTCCTGCCCAGTGCGCGACTGGGAGTCCCAGTGAGGCCCagtgaggagcgaggctgggcAGCATCACCCGTCACCAGGCAGAGCCGGGCCCCGCAGGGCTCCCCCCGACACTTGTCCCCTCGCTGGAGCAGTGGCCCCCAGGCAGCGGTTGCCGGCCCCAGGCAGCGCTGCGGCTCCCCGGGCTCGGCGACCCCAACGTGCCCCCTCCCCAACAGCctctgcaggggggtgcagggcccaAGGTCAAAGGTGAAGCCCCGCGGGACCCTGCCTGGGCGTCCGTCTGTCTGTTTGCTCTGCAGggtgccctgagctgctgctctgcccggGAACAGCCGAGTCAGCCTCGGGGCTCCCTCCTATTGGCCCAGGTGCACCCcaggggggcagggcagggggcaggaAGGGGGGGCCCCTCTCCAATGTCCCTTGTGGTCACActgtccctgcagcacccagccatCAGGATGTCACTTTGCACAAGCTCCGGTGGTCTGACCGAGGGGGGTGTTGAGTTGTGGGGTGGGACCGCTGgtgccctgggaccccccagccccccaccgcATGTCTGGGAGCCGGCCGGGGTCCACCAACCTGGCTGGACAGTCCCTGGCCCCCCCCTCAGGGTGACAAAGCACCCGGAGAGGATCCAGACGGAGCTGGGGCACAGATGGGGGCCAGGGGCTCCTTCCGCAGGGGCTCCGTGTCTCCAGCCCCAGGAGCCTGCGGCGGTGGGAAGAGGCTCAGGGGGGGCTCCTGTCCCCAGCAGACACTCCCTGGCCCCAGGCTGGGAGCCCTGGGGGGTgaggagcccacgctggggcagcGCCATGGCGGGGGCGGGAGGAAGTTGCTGCCCCTCATCCCTGTCTCCTGCCACTGAGGAACAT
This region includes:
- the LOC141936962 gene encoding class II histocompatibility antigen, B-L beta chain-like gives rise to the protein MLPSLAPHWASLGLPVAHWAGAGPFPERAECGWLGGPRTCPASAVSAMETGRVLGAGAVLVALVVLGAHVAGGEEPSGVFLEMFEGECQYLNGTERVRFVARYIHNREQFVHFDSDVGLFVADSALGEHPAKYFNNLPDFIEQERAEVDRYCRHNYQVSTPFITERKVQPKVRVAPVQSSSLPQTDRLACYVTGFYPAEIEVKWFQNGREETEHVVSTDVIPNGDWTYQVLVMLETTPQRGDTYTCQVEHVSLQHPVSQRWELQSDGARSKMLTGVGGFVLGLIFLALGLGLYVRKKGAPFPGLQGS
- the LOC141936961 gene encoding class II histocompatibility antigen, B-L beta chain-like isoform X1 gives rise to the protein MLPSLAPHWASLGLPVAHWAGAGPFPERAECGWLGGPRTCPASAVSAMETGRVLGAGAVLVALVVLGAHAAGGEEPSGVFLRMDEGECQYLNGTERVRFVLRQIYNREQFVHFDSDVGLFVADTALGEFQAQYFNSQPDVLEQERAEVDRFCRHNYQVGTPFITERKVPPEVEIYPVQSSSLPQIDRLVCAVMDFYPAEIEVKWFQNGREETERVVSTDVIPNGDWTYQVLVMLETTPQRGDTYTCQVEHVSLQHPVSQRWELQWDGARSKMLTGVGGFVLGLIFLVLGLGLYVRKKGAPIPGLQGS
- the LOC141936961 gene encoding class II histocompatibility antigen, B-L beta chain-like isoform X2, which produces MLPSLAPHWASLGLPVAHWAGAGPFPERAECGWLGGPRTCPASAVSAMETGRVLGAGAVLVALVVLGAHAAGGEEPSGVFLRMDEGECQYLNGTERVRFVLRQIYNREQFVHFDSDVGLFVADTALVPPEVEIYPVQSSSLPQIDRLVCAVMDFYPAEIEVKWFQNGREETERVVSTDVIPNGDWTYQVLVMLETTPQRGDTYTCQVEHVSLQHPVSQRWELQWDGARSKMLTGVGGFVLGLIFLVLGLGLYVRKKGAPIPGLQGS